In Acidobacteriota bacterium, a single genomic region encodes these proteins:
- a CDS encoding nuclear transport factor 2 family protein, which produces MLRLRPIALALITLFAPPGFAPGSLAQSTTGGPSVQLQPRLKSGAADTAAIRGVLDMQVAAWNRGDLEGYMAGYWKSERLTFFGGGSVTRGWDATLTRYRRKYQSAGKASMGKLDFSGVEIEPLGPHSALARGRWHLAMSGDKTPDGKQLGGLTTLILRRLPEGWRIVHDHSCSD; this is translated from the coding sequence ATGCTTCGTCTTCGGCCGATCGCGCTCGCGCTCATCACCCTCTTCGCCCCGCCTGGCTTCGCTCCCGGCAGCTTGGCTCAGTCAACCACGGGCGGACCCAGCGTCCAACTCCAGCCGCGCCTCAAGAGTGGAGCCGCGGACACCGCCGCCATCCGCGGTGTGCTCGACATGCAAGTCGCCGCCTGGAACCGTGGCGACCTCGAAGGCTACATGGCCGGTTATTGGAAGTCGGAGCGGCTTACGTTCTTCGGCGGTGGCAGCGTGACCCGCGGATGGGACGCCACCCTTACCCGCTACCGCCGGAAATACCAGTCGGCCGGCAAGGCCAGCATGGGCAAGCTCGATTTTTCCGGCGTCGAGATCGAACCGCTCGGTCCGCACTCGGCTTTGGCCCGCGGCCGCTGGCACCTGGCCATGTCTGGTGACAAAACGCCTGACGGCAAACAGCTCGGCGGATTGACCACACTCATTCTGCGCCGCCTGCCCGAAGGCTGGCGCATCGTCCATGACCACAGTTGTTCAGACTGA